A DNA window from Actinomadura luzonensis contains the following coding sequences:
- the fxsT gene encoding FxSxx-COOH system tetratricopeptide repeat protein yields MPSKGAQIWERVPKRNLNFTGRKELLAALRKSINTVTAVVAQPQALQGLGGVGKTQLAIEYAWQYRAHYDLVLWVSADQPLLVPSALAELAPKLGLPTATGVGVEQTTQAVLRTLESGSPYRSWLVIFDNAEEPEFIKDFIPRGPGHVIITSRNSRWSDHEPTIQVDVFRREESVAFLRRRLSDTIGEREADRVADKLGDLPIALEQAAALLARTLMPVEDYLDLLEEQTSRLLDLEKAPTYPRSMTAAWRLSVSQLEERVPAAVEVLRCCAFFGPEPIPRDVFRRGNRAVGPRLTPILSNPIELTNALSNLERLALVKVEPSTRTLQVHRLNQALLRDETPEKDRVELRHEVHLLLSGTAPAEPDDTANWPRYEELAAHLEPSGLIDCTVPSVRRFALDLVRYLYVRGSYRQAESLLHEYITKWTEVSGAHHKDVLAARVHLANVYLGLAAYDRAEELAADTYRLMSESLGAEHTETLWAMTGYAGALRGRGNFIKARELDESAATIYERVRGDTDPFTLRARHNLALDYTLTSDYHEASDMLQDIYLKQSSMEGIGRRLLLLTWTNLSRAVRLDGQFEVATDLAEEAHSYGAINLGDDHPSTLLAARDLAICLRRMGRLPEALQLMRDTHIRSRRLYGDAHANTMAAALGLSNVLRAVDEREEALELVERALRHYPEVFGDDHPFTHAAKMNLALLTRLNGDPEAARDLDEKALAGLAGRVGRDHDYTVSCAINLQNDLAALGRHDDARALGQDNLERIQARFSADHYLSLICAANLCLDLQATGADEEARRLRAETTLRFESVMSREHPDALGLLAGERLNCDFDPPAI; encoded by the coding sequence GCCATCAAAGGGTGCCCAGATCTGGGAGCGCGTCCCCAAGCGCAATCTCAACTTCACCGGCCGCAAGGAGCTCCTGGCGGCGCTGAGAAAGAGCATCAACACCGTCACCGCGGTCGTCGCGCAGCCACAAGCCCTGCAGGGGCTCGGCGGCGTCGGCAAGACGCAGCTGGCGATCGAGTACGCCTGGCAGTACCGCGCCCATTACGACCTGGTGTTGTGGGTCTCGGCCGACCAGCCCTTGCTCGTCCCCTCCGCGCTGGCCGAGCTGGCCCCCAAGCTGGGCCTGCCGACGGCGACGGGCGTCGGCGTGGAGCAGACCACCCAGGCGGTCCTGCGTACGCTGGAGAGCGGCTCCCCCTACCGGAGCTGGCTGGTGATCTTCGACAACGCCGAGGAGCCCGAGTTCATCAAGGACTTCATCCCGCGCGGTCCCGGCCACGTCATCATCACCTCCCGCAACTCGCGTTGGAGCGACCACGAGCCGACGATCCAGGTGGACGTGTTCCGGCGGGAGGAGAGCGTCGCGTTCCTGCGCCGCCGGCTGTCCGACACGATCGGGGAGCGGGAGGCCGATCGGGTGGCCGACAAGCTCGGCGACCTGCCGATCGCCCTGGAGCAGGCGGCCGCGCTGCTGGCACGTACGCTGATGCCGGTCGAGGACTACCTCGACCTGCTGGAGGAGCAGACGAGCCGGCTGCTCGACCTGGAGAAGGCGCCCACCTACCCGCGCTCCATGACGGCGGCCTGGCGGCTGTCGGTCTCGCAGTTGGAGGAACGCGTGCCGGCGGCGGTGGAGGTGCTGCGCTGCTGCGCGTTCTTCGGCCCCGAGCCGATCCCGCGGGACGTCTTCCGCCGCGGCAACCGGGCGGTCGGCCCCCGCCTGACCCCCATCCTCTCCAACCCCATCGAGCTCACCAACGCCCTGAGCAACCTCGAACGCCTGGCCCTGGTCAAGGTCGAGCCGTCCACCCGTACGTTGCAGGTCCACCGGCTCAACCAGGCGCTGCTGCGCGACGAGACCCCGGAGAAGGACCGCGTCGAGCTGCGTCACGAGGTTCACCTCCTGCTGTCGGGCACCGCGCCCGCCGAGCCTGACGACACCGCCAACTGGCCGAGATATGAGGAGCTGGCGGCCCACCTGGAGCCGTCCGGGCTGATCGACTGCACAGTGCCGTCCGTCCGCAGGTTCGCCCTCGACCTCGTCCGCTACCTGTACGTGCGGGGCAGCTACCGGCAGGCCGAGAGCCTGCTGCACGAGTACATCACCAAATGGACCGAGGTCAGCGGCGCCCACCACAAGGATGTGCTGGCGGCCCGGGTCCACCTCGCCAACGTCTATCTGGGGCTGGCCGCGTACGACAGGGCCGAGGAGCTCGCCGCCGACACCTACCGGCTCATGAGCGAGTCTCTCGGCGCCGAGCACACCGAGACCTTGTGGGCCATGACCGGCTACGCCGGAGCCCTTCGCGGCCGCGGGAACTTCATCAAGGCCCGCGAACTCGACGAGAGCGCCGCCACGATCTACGAGCGGGTACGCGGCGACACCGACCCGTTCACCCTGAGAGCCCGGCACAACCTGGCGCTCGACTACACGCTGACCAGCGACTATCACGAGGCCAGCGACATGCTCCAGGACATCTATCTCAAACAGAGCAGCATGGAGGGCATCGGCAGGCGCCTGCTGCTGCTCACCTGGACCAACCTGAGCCGCGCGGTCCGGCTCGACGGCCAGTTCGAGGTGGCCACCGACCTCGCCGAGGAGGCTCACAGCTACGGCGCGATCAACCTCGGCGACGATCACCCGAGCACGCTGCTGGCCGCCAGGGACCTGGCCATCTGCCTGCGCCGCATGGGCCGGCTGCCCGAGGCCCTGCAGCTCATGCGCGACACCCACATCCGCTCCCGCCGCCTGTACGGCGACGCCCACGCCAACACGATGGCCGCGGCCCTCGGGCTGTCCAACGTGCTGCGTGCCGTGGACGAGCGGGAGGAGGCGCTGGAACTGGTGGAACGGGCGCTACGGCACTATCCGGAGGTGTTCGGCGACGACCACCCGTTCACGCACGCCGCCAAGATGAACCTGGCGCTGCTCACCCGCCTCAACGGCGACCCGGAGGCGGCCCGCGACCTCGACGAGAAGGCCCTGGCGGGCCTCGCCGGCCGGGTCGGCCGCGACCACGACTACACGGTGAGCTGCGCGATCAACCTGCAGAACGACCTGGCCGCGCTCGGCAGGCACGACGACGCCCGCGCCCTCGGCCAGGACAACCTGGAGCGCATCCAGGCCCGCTTCTCCGCCGACCACTACCTCAGCCTCATCTGCGCCGCCAACCTCTGCCTCGACCTCCAGGCCACCGGGGCCGACGAGGAGGCCAGGCGGCTGCGGGCCGAGACGACGCTGCGCTTCGAGTCGGTGATGAGCCGCGAGCACCCGGACGCGCTCGGGCTGCTCGCCGGCGAACGCCTCAACTGCGACTTCGACCCTCCAGCCATCTAG
- a CDS encoding HEXXH motif domain-containing protein → MTPAAHRVSDAAFAALATGGGGATAVGELCAAQASKHRLLVRLLAEESEAARRAYETLAELEDGAPEEVSRCLRHPAVGAWALRACRGRADPGRLAAVALAAAVRAGAACRLEVPAGGRLMLPSLGLLTLPPGGPDRVMAAVEPDGDGAGVRVGALAVRVVPGRDGPGWQALHRLPFGPHAAMTVDDLDPYRWPGDDVDGRLTEARRHHWSTCLGQAWDVLRASHRTVAAEVTTAVSVLTPILAGAREQHSASARDLFGAIALSDPLDGIGLALTLTHELQHAKLYALSDLVALTRPDDGRRFYAPWRPDPRPLEGLLHGAYAHAGVAAFWRRHLSDAGHGARAEVEFARWREAAHQVTGTLLDSGGLTEEGIRFVATLRDRLSLWLEEPVSAAAARQARLIAEGHRRAWAAGPAGARWLEGRSRS, encoded by the coding sequence ATGACGCCCGCCGCGCACCGCGTCTCCGACGCCGCCTTCGCCGCCCTGGCCACGGGCGGCGGCGGCGCGACGGCCGTGGGCGAGCTGTGCGCGGCGCAGGCGAGCAAGCACCGGCTGCTGGTGCGGCTGCTGGCCGAGGAGTCGGAGGCCGCCCGGCGCGCCTACGAGACGCTGGCGGAGCTGGAGGACGGCGCGCCCGAGGAGGTGAGCCGCTGCCTGCGCCACCCGGCCGTCGGGGCGTGGGCGCTGCGGGCCTGCCGGGGGCGGGCCGATCCCGGGAGGCTGGCCGCGGTCGCGCTGGCGGCCGCCGTACGGGCGGGCGCCGCCTGCCGGCTGGAGGTCCCCGCGGGCGGGCGGCTGATGCTGCCGTCGCTGGGCCTGCTGACCCTGCCGCCCGGCGGCCCGGACCGGGTCATGGCCGCCGTCGAGCCGGACGGCGACGGCGCCGGCGTGCGCGTGGGAGCGCTCGCCGTCCGCGTGGTCCCCGGCCGGGACGGTCCCGGCTGGCAGGCCCTGCACCGCCTCCCCTTCGGCCCGCACGCGGCGATGACCGTCGACGACCTCGACCCGTACCGGTGGCCCGGCGACGACGTGGACGGCCGCCTGACGGAGGCGCGGCGGCACCACTGGAGCACCTGCCTCGGCCAGGCATGGGACGTCCTGCGGGCGAGCCACCGGACCGTGGCCGCCGAGGTCACCACGGCGGTCTCCGTGCTCACGCCGATCCTGGCAGGCGCGCGGGAGCAGCACAGCGCCTCGGCCCGCGACCTCTTCGGCGCCATCGCCCTGTCCGACCCCCTCGACGGGATCGGCCTGGCGCTCACGCTGACGCACGAGCTGCAACACGCCAAGCTGTACGCGCTCAGCGACCTGGTCGCGCTCACCCGGCCGGACGACGGGCGCCGCTTCTACGCCCCGTGGCGCCCCGACCCGCGCCCGCTGGAAGGGCTGCTGCACGGCGCGTACGCGCACGCCGGCGTCGCGGCCTTCTGGCGGCGGCACCTGTCGGACGCCGGCCACGGGGCGCGCGCCGAGGTGGAGTTCGCCCGCTGGCGCGAGGCCGCCCACCAGGTCACCGGCACCCTCCTGGACAGCGGGGGGCTGACGGAGGAGGGCATCCGCTTCGTCGCCACGCTGCGCGACCGGCTCTCGCTCTGGCTCGAGGAGCCGGTGAGCGCGGCCGCGGCGCGGCAGGCCCGCCTGATCGCCGAGGGCCACCGGCGGGCCTGGGCGGCCGGGCCCGCCGGCGCTAGATGGCTGGAGGGTCGAAGTCGCAGTTGA
- a CDS encoding FxsB family cyclophane-forming radical SAM/SPASM peptide maturase, translated as MSESPEPEPTRTIGFPDLLDVDALLAGGWRPLAFQQFILKVHSRCDLACRHCYVYEMADQSWREQPRRMSEAVADRAVERIAEHASRHDLGEIDVILHGGEPLLAGPALISRVVRGVRGAVATGTRVNAHIQTNGVRLDEEYLRLFESLEIRVGVSLDGDAEGQDRHRRFADGRGSHALVSESLRRLSEGPYHHLFSGLLCTIDVRNDPVDTYRALLEFDPPAIDFLLPHGNWAQPPPFREPGSPATPYADWLIQIFDLWYDSPVLQTDVRLFREIMRLLMGGHSRAENVGLSPVRMVVIETDGSIEQSDSLKSAFHGATRTPLHVLRDPLDDALLHPAIVARQLGEMALHATCRACDLVSACGGGQYAHRYSPATGFAEPSVYCPDLYRLISHIGARCGRDVARLRGAG; from the coding sequence TTGTCAGAAAGCCCTGAGCCGGAACCCACGCGCACCATCGGGTTCCCGGACCTCCTCGACGTCGACGCGTTGCTGGCGGGGGGCTGGAGGCCGCTGGCCTTCCAGCAGTTCATCCTCAAGGTCCACAGCCGCTGCGACCTGGCCTGCCGCCACTGCTACGTGTACGAGATGGCCGACCAGAGCTGGCGGGAGCAGCCACGCCGGATGTCCGAGGCGGTCGCCGACCGCGCGGTCGAGCGCATCGCCGAGCACGCCTCCCGGCACGACCTGGGCGAGATCGACGTCATCCTGCACGGCGGCGAGCCGCTGCTGGCCGGGCCCGCGCTCATCTCGCGCGTCGTGCGCGGCGTACGGGGAGCCGTGGCCACCGGCACCCGGGTCAACGCGCACATCCAGACCAACGGCGTCCGGCTGGACGAGGAGTACCTGCGGCTGTTCGAGTCGCTGGAGATCCGGGTCGGGGTCAGCCTGGACGGCGACGCCGAGGGCCAGGACCGCCACCGCCGCTTCGCCGACGGACGCGGCAGCCACGCCCTGGTCAGCGAGTCGCTGCGACGGCTCAGCGAGGGGCCCTACCATCACCTGTTCAGCGGCCTGCTGTGCACGATCGACGTGCGCAACGACCCCGTGGACACGTACCGGGCGCTGCTGGAGTTCGACCCGCCGGCGATCGACTTCCTGCTGCCGCACGGCAACTGGGCGCAGCCGCCGCCGTTCCGCGAGCCCGGCTCGCCCGCCACGCCGTACGCCGACTGGCTGATCCAGATCTTCGACCTCTGGTACGACAGCCCCGTGCTGCAGACCGACGTGCGGCTGTTCAGGGAGATCATGCGGCTGCTCATGGGCGGCCACTCGCGGGCGGAGAACGTGGGACTGTCCCCGGTGCGCATGGTCGTCATCGAGACCGACGGCAGCATCGAGCAGTCCGACAGCCTGAAGAGCGCCTTCCACGGCGCCACCCGCACCCCGCTGCACGTGCTGCGCGACCCCCTGGACGACGCCCTGCTGCACCCCGCCATCGTCGCCCGCCAGCTCGGCGAGATGGCCCTGCACGCCACCTGCCGCGCCTGCGACCTCGTCTCGGCCTGCGGCGGCGGCCAGTACGCCCACCGCTACAGCCCCGCCACCGGCTTCGCCGAGCCCTCGGTCTACTGCCCCGACCTGTACCGGCTGATCAGTCACATCGGCGCGCGCTGCGGACGCGACGTGGCCCGGTTACGAGGAGCGGGATGA